TGGGGATTCAGAAGTGGTGAAGCTCTCCCAGCCGCCAGGGCAGTTGGAGAAGCAAATCAGCCAACAGGCGGGGACAGCCATGTGCACAAACAGCAACAGCACCTGGGGCTGGGGACCCAGGGGAGTCACGAGCTTAGCCTGGGAGGTCAAGGAAGGACTCAAGGCAGAAAAAATGAGAAGCGAGagaaggggcaatcaggcagaagGGACGGGGGTGCACATGGCAGGCCAGAGCtgacactggggtgggggtgtctagGCCCCAACAGGGTGCAGggagggtgccagcaggggccaaGCACGGAGAACCCTGCACAGGGCCTAAACCACATACATGTCTGCAACCCATCTCTACTCTGCCCATCATGGTACCATGACCATTACCCCCTGGACAACAGGGAGACACTGACGAATACAGGATGGGGGTAGTGTGTGTGATCAGATCAGCTTCGTGTTTGCTAGAACAGCTCGGGTAGCTGGTATTGAGAAGACTGGAGACAGGAAACCAGGAGGTTCTTGTCAAGATGATGGTGGCCTGCACAAAGGACCACCAGACAAGGAGTATTGGGAGACTTAACAGCATCTGGGATCCCCACCCCTACTTCCACCTTGAACTAAACAGCAGTTATTCCAAATGTGGTGGGAAGTCTCCGGGTGCCTGAGTCAGAAGCATAGCTGGGGAGGGGAAGCTCAGTACATTCCCCAAAGGAGATGTCATTTCATCACTTTTCAAGGCACCATGTTGATGGTTAACATTGTTTAAAAAGACATTTGAGGAGTTGCCGGGGAAGAGGTAGCAAGAAGAGTGGAAAAGGAGGTCAGTGGATGGCGACGCTTTCAGTCTGTCCTGTGGGCAGGGTTGCTCCTCTTGGTCTCAGAGGCTGGAGGTCCATGACCAGAGCCTCCGGGCATGACCTCCAgctgggcccaatcccccagccACCTCTGATCCCAGGAGCTCTGGCCTTCCTGTGCCCATCCCACCCTCCTGCAGTGGGTTTTAATCAGAATGCAGGCTTCCTGCACTGAACTCCTTCTTGTCAGAATATCCTCCCACCACTGGGGGATGTCTTTTGGAATCTTACATCTGCCCTTCAACACAAGGCAGGCCCAGCTTCACATCTCTCCTGTCCTGCTCCCACCCGAGGTTCTCCAAGTCCCACAAAGGACAGGGGGCTGCCAAGCAAGGTTCAGGACTGAGCTCAGACTCTCAGCGGCCTCTGGAAACGTGGCTCCCACATTAggcccctgtgaatgctgcccagGAAGGCCTCCACTTGGGGCCGTGCCTCCTCCCTCACCTGGCTGGTAGCACCAGCCCTCTCTTGGTTGGTGCCTCCCAAACACAGGCCATCCCTGTCTGCAGGCCCAGCACTGAGGGAGGCTGAGGACTCATCCTGAGGAAGGACAAGCCCCTCAACTGTAGCTGCCCAGGTTTGTGGCCCCAAGCTGTGGCCCTGGCCTGATGCCCACATCTCCTGCACCAACCGAGTTTGAAGGCAGGCTTGGCCCACAGGGTTCACAGCTGGCTCGACACATACCCAGGAGCCAAGCAGACTTTATTCCTGCTGCAGCCTCTGCTGGCCGGGGTGTCTGCACTGCTGCACACTCCACCCTTCACGGCCACCACAGTGGCAGCAGCTGTGGCCCTCAGCCAACCTGTCAAGGTTCAGTGACACTGCAGTCATAGCAGAAGTTGAagttggtggggggcggggggatggggggtggctGCTCAGGGATGGGCACGTTCTCCAGCTCCAACAAGCGCAGCTTGGTCTCCATGGTCAGCAGCTGCTCCAAGTCCAGCCGTGTCTGCTCACTGCCCATGGGACTGCCCAGCAGGGTGCTCAGCCCATCTGTCCACAGGTGGAACTGGGGGCGGGGACGGCTCCATGAGGACCTGCCAGCCTCTTCCCCGGCCCATCTGCCCaattcagctcagcctgcccagaCACTCACCTCCTGTTTGGAGGGGGCGATGAAGTTGAGGTACGCCTCCTCCTCCCCGTGGTCATAGCTGACTGAGAAAGCCAACTCACAGAggtcctgggaggaagggagccATGAGCactgagcagggggcagggcaagtgggaaggagcccaggcccctgccctcacCTTGTTCTGCTTCAGTGAGCCTTTCTCCCGGACGTGGGGGCAGTCCTTGCCGGTCAGCAGTGCCCTGAGGTCAGCCACTGGGACTGCGGGAAGAAGACTGGGTTGACCACCGGGGCCCCAGGCGTCCCGGGGCATGGGGAGGTCTGGGGGAGCAGGtgtcctgtccctgtccctgccctcctTACGCTGTTCTGGGAGGCTCTCGGGGGCAGGTGGACTGGCACCGTCCTCCACGTCCCCATACTGCAGCACTTTGTGGTTGGGGGACAGGCAGCAGAACCACAGCTTGTCTATGGGCAGcaaggggaagagggaaggagtgaGCAGAGGGGCCCTGACCCAGGCCAGACCCTCTCTGCCCGCTGCCCCCTCAACAACCCTGGCGTCTCCGGCTGCTAATCTTGCGGAAGAGTGTGCCCTCGCAGAGGCGGAGCAGACGCTGCTGGCGGATCAGGCCCATGAGCTCTGGCTTCAGCTTCTCCCGAAGCtccctgggtggggggagggggtttgcTGACTGAAACTGACCTGGGACAGGCCCATGGGGTACCAGGGAAAGGGGGGCTAGGACTGGGACCCATCCCCACCCACTCACAGTATGGGAGGGGCGAGCGTGACCTCCTGATGCAGCCGCTCCGTCTGGCGCAGTCGCAGCACCTCCGCGTAAGTGAGTGCGTTCACCTTGGTTCGGAAGAGCTCCAGGGAGCTGGGCTTTAGGGCCAGCGTACGGGCCAGCTGCTCCCGGACCACTTGCATGACCTGGGGCCACCCCAGGCTCAGTTCAGGGTCTGAGCTCTGGACCCCTACCCTGCAtagccccctgccctggcccaggtctccagctcccacccacccaccttgtCAAAGTCCTCCTGTGTGGCCCGCATCTCCTTCCAGGTCTTATTCAGAAGCTGAATGCTCACACAGAAGAGCTCATGGAAGCTCTGGTCTTGGCTGAAGAACATGGGTGAAAAGTCCTGGGCCGTTTCGGAGCCTGGagcaggggggcaggaggggctcaGGGAGGAAGTATGTGAAGCCCCTGGCCCTCTCTGCCCTTCCGTCCCCCGTTCCCGGACACACTGCCCAATCCCACTCACAGGGCTCCCCGACACGGAGCAGCTCACACAGCAGCACCGTCAGCTGGATGCTGCTCCGGGCAAAGGGGCACTCATGCTTGTCCTCACGACTACTGTTCTCCAACACAAACTGGGGTGGTGGGAGCAGAGAAAGGAGCAGAGAGTCACAGCTAAGCCCATGGGGACCCATCACAGGCAGGCATCCCGCTCTGCCCACACCCCAACACTGACCCGGCTGTAGGCACTGGGTGCATGTTTGGAGAAGTAGAGCATGTTGTCCAGGGCCAGCAGGCCGGGGGGCACGCGCTCCAGGTCCTGAGCGGGGTTGCTGTTCTGGGGGACGAGGACAGGCAGCTGAGGAAGGGCCCCAGTCCTCTGGAACAACGGCAGCCCGGGGTTGAGGCAGGGGTCACTCACGGTGAAGCCCAGTTTGCGGAACTCCCGGGCACAGAGGGAACGGCGCCGGTCGGCACTCAGCCCGGCACTGGGAGACTCCCCTTCCAGCTCAAAGGCAGCCTGGCGCAGGGCCTGCAGCTGCTCCCGCTGCTCCTGAGGGTCATTATTTGGGGGTGGTCACGATCACAGATTCAAGGCCAAGCTCCGGCTGCCCCCAGCCTCTGTATCCCAAAGGCACCCACCTGGCTGTAGGGGTCCAGTGGTGTCCGCATGCGCTGCTCCAGCAACCCCAGTGTAAGGGACTGCAGTACGTACAAGTGGTGAGCCATCTCGTCGCCCAGTGGTGCTGCGCTATGGATGATGCTCTGGAGGACAGCGAGTCCAGGGGTGTAAGCGTGGGCTCActggggggggaggagtgggtgggcctgcctggccagggcttcctACCTTATAGATGAACTGGCGAAGGTTTCTCTGCCACAGGTAGTCAAGCATGTGCTGAGAGTGGGCGGGAAGGGGGCTTAGATGATGTAGCCTCATCACGAGCACCCACCCTAGGCCCGCAGAAGAGCTCAGTGCTCACCAGCTCCTGCCCCTCATCCATCCACCAGATGGACACCCACCTTACGGTCCACAGGGCTGGCCCCCTGCAGCAAGGCTGTCAGCAGTGCCATGGCCTTGGTTTGCAGCTGCTGATTCATCCTGGGACAAAAAGAGGACTCAATCGGCCATCCAGCATCTGGCGCCACTCCCTTCATCTGTGCCCCACCCCAGACACTTACACCTGTAGGTGTACCAGCAGTCTGTCCAGTGGCACCTCACTCTTGACCACCTGGCCCAGGGTAGggctgctcaaggtcacactcTCCAGCAGCCTGAGGGCCAGGGGCTGCACAGATGCGTCCATCAGGTTCATGTTCACATAGCGTATCACCTGTAAGAGGGGTAGGGGTTGTCGGCATGCATGGCCAGATCCTAaccccaccccactgtccctAGAAAAGCCCACCCACCTTCTTAACAAAGGGGATACTGAGCGTCTCCCAGGACACCACGCCGTGCTCCATGAGCTCCAAGAAGGCCTGCAGTGCGAGGGCCAGCTCCTCTCCTAGGCTGGGGGCATATCTGGGGctgagcagggccagtcaggacccccagccccccatgtCCACCACCCACCACAGCCCGACGCTCACTCATCCCCGTCCTCAATGATGGTGCCTAGCTTCTGAAGCCCTTCACGGCTGATGACCTCCTGGGCAAAGGTCATGTCTGGAGCCAGCAGGACGAGGTGCTGCAGGGCTTCCCGGCGTCCCTCACGACTCCCGCTCTGCAGCACACCTAACAGCTGCTCAGCCTCAAGGTCCTGGCAGGGGTAGAAGCAGAAGCTCAGGTGAGGCGGCTGGGTGGAGGTAAGAAGTGGGAACTGGAGGTGTGGAGACCGGGGTGTCCACTAGGTGGAGCACTGCAGGGATGTGACTGGGGCCTCGGgacctggggcagggagaggcacGGGAACAGAAGGAGGCACAGCAGCCAGCGGGGCAGGGAATgcgggcggggccaggaggggcATTACTGGGGCGGTGCTGAGGCACAGGATGCTGCCATTCTTGATCTCTGAGCGGTTCTGGAGAAGACAAAGGAGAGAGAGCAGTCAAGAAGGGCTCTCAGGATTGGTTAATTGGGGTTGTCAATGAGGGAGGATTTGGAACTCAGTGAGAGATCCCCGAGGATGAGGGGTGAGGAATCAGGTCAGGAATCAGGAGTTAGAAGGGGCGAAAGGGGGGAAGGGGCTCACATTCTCGGTGATGTATCTCCTGTGTCCATCAGCAAACTGCAGGGCATAGCGTTCAGAGTGAGCCAGACTCCACCTGCGGGCGAGGAGGCTTAGTGAGGCGGGAAAGGGGCGGCCCTCCCgcctgcccttccccaccccctggccgGCCAGGCCCGCACTCACGCGTCGCACACCTCCTTCAGCACAGCGGCCAGGGGCTTTGCCTGCAAGTGAAGGCGTCACTCACGGGGCCAGGAGTGGGGAAGAACCTGGGGACGGGGGAGGGTGGGCTGTTTCGAGGGGAAGGGGGCGACCCAGAGGTGGGCAGTGGGGTGATGTTGGCCGGCCCGGCCGGGTGACCTGGTCCAGCTGGATGAGCTGCGGGATGGCGTCACGCTTCTGAACGGCGATCTTCACCACGTCCCGAGGGGGCGCCATGGTCCAGCCGGGGCGGGACACCTGTACCTTCCACCTTGGCGCCTCCTGCCAAGGGCGCACTGGGTCTGGGCCCCTGGGGACAATGAGGGCGCCCCTGTCCAAGGCCTGAAGCCCGTGGCCCGCACTCACTGCCCAGGCGCCCACTCCAGGCCCGGCGCCGGCTTTCCCGAGGGAGCCGAGGCTAGTTCCGGGTTGGAGTCCGGGGGTGGGAGGCCGGCGCCGGGACTGCCCCGCCCTGAAGaggcggccccgccccgccccaaggTGCGGCAGGTGGAGCAGGGAGGGCGGGCAGCTGGCTCCGCCACACCTCCTTCCCAGCAAGGTGACCCACCCAGTCCCACCACCAATCCAGTGGTCCCAGGGAGAGggccaaaaaaaaaaccagaccAGAGATAGCCTTAGGCATGATCTTTATTCACTTGGACACTGTACAAATAttacattttccttttgttgaaaaaaagtataaaaataatctttatataGGAATCCATTTGTTACTGCAAATCTTTCTAAATCTCTGCAAATGGCTCTAAATGAGGGTAAATGAATAAACGAGGGGCTATTGGGAGGAGGGAGGTTGGGTCAATCCTCAGGGACTCACCTGCCCAGATTCCTAGCTAGAGACCTCTGTTCCTGTTagcaccctcccccttcccccaacatCACCTACAGGTGGTCAGGGGTAAGGGCCAGGCAGAAGGGAGGCAGGACAGGTCCAGGAGGAGCTCTAGGGTAAAGGGGTGGAGAGAAGTGAAGGAGGCAAGGAGTGGTGCTGGCAagtgcccagccccaccccagcttccctcctggGAGGGGGAGAGCTGACAGGAACAGGGCAAGGGGGAGGTTAGACAAGCTGCCCTATGGAGTGAATGTGTTTCCTCACTCTGTGACACTGGGTGGCAGCAGAGCCTGGGCTCAGGGGGGGCACAGGGAGGACACAGGTGGGGGAAGGCTCCAGAAAAGGAGAAGCAAATATTTTGGCTCCACCATGGAGGGAGCTGAGCCCCTTCTGCTCTCCCAGCACAATGCAGGTGTCAGTGCAGGCAGGAGTGGGAGCTGTGGCCAGAACTGTGCAGTGAGGGAAAGCTGGGGAAGCCGGAGTCTGTGCTCTCAAGCTGTGTGTACGGCTGAGATGTAGGAGGTCCCCAAGCAGCCCTCAGGTTAGACAGTCTGTGTCCCAGCCACATAGGGCATGTCCCCGTCAGAGGTTGAGAACAGGCACATCAAAGAGGTCACAGACGCCTTCACTCTCATCCAGGTTGTAGATGTAATCGTGGTCTCCGGGGGGCGGAGAAAGGCGGAGAAGGGGGGCAAACACTGCAGAGAGCACCAGACTGAGGCCTGAGGTCAAGGCCAAGGCCCCCCACAACAGCCGCCCAACCCCTTGCCCACACCCACCGCCCACCTTCCTGGGCCACCCACCTTCTGAGGACATCAGCTCCTCCAGTAGCTCCGAGCTCATGCactctggggaaggagggagacctCACTCACATTCTGGCTCCTGCCTCTCCACCCACCAAGCCCATGAAGAggacctccctctgctcccatcAGGAACTTTTACACTATGTCCAGGTACCAATCATAACCCCGTCCCCAAGCTTCCTCAGAAGCTGCCAGACCCAATAAGCTGTGCCCCGTTCCCAGCCCCAAGGAGGAACACGGCCCTACCTGGTGTGGGGTCAAAAATTTCTGACAGCTCTTTGGGGAGTTCCAGAACTGAAAGATAAGAAAGCCATGCTCAAGGGCACAGAGGTCCCACTCTAGCCCCCAACTTTCTCAGATACTATACCACCCACCCTGGGGTTCCACATAGCTGAAGAGAGGAAGGCCCTGCCCTAAGCCAGGCTGGCATTATCTGTTGGTCTCCCTTGCTGACAAATTCTTCAGTGCGGAGTCCAGGATACCTAAGGCTCATTGGAGGTGACCGTACGCCCTTGTAACTCAGAAGTGCTGCAGAAGGGCAAGCAGACCACTCCCTTTCTGGGTCCAGCATGCATATGCTGACTGATGCAGGATACCCTCTCTGATGGAGGATACCCTGTCTGATGCAGGATATCCTGCCTGAAGAATGCCCTATCCATCCTTGCCCTTACTGAGCACTTCCTTGGTGCCAGGCTCAGACAGCACACCCGAGCAGGGTTACCTGGCAGAGGAGGCAGACACTTCAACAGGGGCTGGTGCTACAGGGTGACAACCCTGCTACAAAAGTCTCATCGGGAGGATGCGCATGCAAAGCAGAGGAAAGTGAAGCTGGGAGGAGCCGCGGCTGGCTGATCACCAGGGATGTCATAGGCGAGGTGTAGGAGCTCTGGTTTTACCCAGCAGGCCTTAGGAAGCCATTAAAGGTACTTTTGTAAACAGAGGAATGCCAGTCAGGCTGTGTTTCAGACAGACCCTTGTCGGTTGAGGTAAAGAGGAGGATGCTGAAGAATTTACGAGAGAGGTGGCTGGCAGTGATCCTGAGTGTTGGGGATATAAGAGATATCTGGAATTGAACTCACTTAGGTGATGTGAGGTGAGGAGTCGAAGGAGCTGCAACTGGAAAAGCAAGTTTTAGTTGAGAACACATGGGAATGAAGTGCCCATTGGATGTGCAGAGGAAGGCACGTGGACACAAGCATGGAGTTCAGGCAAAAGATCTAGGCAAGACGGAGGCTGGGGCTCATCTAGCCCTCTGCAGGTGTGGAATGGGGTAGAGGCCCGGGAGTGTCAATGGTTAAGGAAGCGCCAGGGAGAGGCCAGAAGGGAAGCCGGTAAGAGGAGCCAAGAGCTGGTATCATTAAagccaaaggagaaaaaaagcatCAACACGAAGCAAAAGAGCAGCAGGGCACATGAGCCTCAAAACGCGCTGGAGCTGGCAGTCGGGGGTGGGTATCAAGAGCATGGGGTGTGAGGTGGGTACAGGGGTCCTAACTGCTGC
This is a stretch of genomic DNA from Myotis daubentonii chromosome 15, mMyoDau2.1, whole genome shotgun sequence. It encodes these proteins:
- the ELMO3 gene encoding engulfment and cell motility protein 3 codes for the protein MAPPRDVVKIAVQKRDAIPQLIQLDQAKPLAAVLKEVCDAWSLAHSERYALQFADGHRRYITENNRSEIKNGSILCLSTAPDLEAEQLLGVLQSGSREGRREALQHLVLLAPDMTFAQEVISREGLQKLGTIIEDGDDLGEELALALQAFLELMEHGVVSWETLSIPFVKKVIRYVNMNLMDASVQPLALRLLESVTLSSPTLGQVVKSEVPLDRLLVHLQVMNQQLQTKAMALLTALLQGASPVDRKHMLDYLWQRNLRQFIYKSIIHSAAPLGDEMAHHLYVLQSLTLGLLEQRMRTPLDPYSQEQREQLQALRQAAFELEGESPSAGLSADRRRSLCAREFRKLGFTNSNPAQDLERVPPGLLALDNMLYFSKHAPSAYSRFVLENSSREDKHECPFARSSIQLTVLLCELLRVGEPCSETAQDFSPMFFSQDQSFHELFCVSIQLLNKTWKEMRATQEDFDKVMQVVREQLARTLALKPSSLELFRTKVNALTYAEVLRLRQTERLHQEVTLAPPILELREKLKPELMGLIRQQRLLRLCEGTLFRKISSRRRQDKLWFCCLSPNHKVLQYGDVEDGASPPAPESLPEQLPVADLRALLTGKDCPHVREKGSLKQNKDLCELAFSVSYDHGEEEAYLNFIAPSKQEFHLWTDGLSTLLGSPMGSEQTRLDLEQLLTMETKLRLLELENVPIPEQPPPIPPPPTNFNFCYDCSVTEP